In one Pseudomonas tensinigenes genomic region, the following are encoded:
- the lptC gene encoding LPS export ABC transporter periplasmic protein LptC, with translation MFSKKFRNFLLFGCIAAIFAAVGYWNISPERFLDKPPVTSVETPIDWYATNTHTLQYLPDGKVQYEMTSEKAEHVKATDVTLVTKPDLNMYRGTEFPWHVTSERGEVNSGGTEVELIDSVRVARTDEKKRDILITSTRMTVFPQQEYAQTEQPVRIDGAGGVSTGVGMKAYLKESRIHLLSNVRGQYEAR, from the coding sequence ATGTTCAGCAAAAAATTTCGTAACTTCCTGCTGTTCGGCTGCATCGCTGCGATTTTCGCAGCGGTCGGCTACTGGAATATCAGCCCGGAACGCTTTCTCGACAAACCACCGGTCACCTCGGTGGAAACGCCTATCGACTGGTATGCAACCAACACCCATACCCTGCAATACCTGCCGGATGGCAAGGTGCAGTATGAAATGACGTCCGAGAAAGCCGAGCACGTGAAGGCAACTGACGTCACGCTCGTGACCAAACCCGACCTGAACATGTATCGCGGAACGGAATTTCCGTGGCACGTGACCAGTGAGCGCGGTGAAGTGAACTCAGGCGGCACCGAAGTCGAACTGATCGATTCGGTACGCGTTGCGCGCACCGATGAAAAGAAGCGTGACATCCTGATCACTTCCACTCGCATGACCGTGTTCCCGCAGCAGGAATATGCGCAGACCGAGCAACCCGTTAGAATCGACGGCGCTGGCGGTGTATCGACTGGCGTTGGAATGAAAGCGTACCTGAAGGAAAGCAGGATACACCTGCTATCGAACGTAAGAGGACAGTATGAGGCTCGTTAA
- a CDS encoding ZIP family metal transporter — translation MGTETLAIGSGRMFRYAVGSLLLLAGMTLLVAHGLEWLNLEPRLSRALQGGAICALGTALGAVPVLVIRRMPQALSDTLLGFGAGVMLAATAFSLIVPGIAAAESLGLTPWGASGLICFGIMLGAFGLYLVDRKVSGASPEMLVGTVEHPVIPPRIWLFVFAIIAHNIPEGMAVGVSAGGSMPDADSLAMGIALQDVPEGLVIALVLAGAGMSRVKAFLIGAASGLVEPVFALLCAWLVSLAQVLLPLGLALAAGAMLLVVTHEVIPESRRNGHDKLASLGLLIGFCLMMVMDTALG, via the coding sequence ATGGGCACTGAAACACTGGCGATCGGAAGTGGGCGTATGTTTCGTTACGCAGTGGGATCGCTGTTGCTGTTGGCGGGCATGACCTTGCTGGTCGCCCACGGGCTGGAATGGCTGAATCTCGAGCCGAGGCTGTCGCGGGCGTTGCAGGGCGGCGCGATCTGCGCCCTCGGCACGGCGCTTGGCGCTGTCCCGGTGCTGGTGATTCGGCGCATGCCGCAGGCACTCAGTGATACCTTGCTGGGTTTTGGCGCCGGGGTGATGCTGGCGGCGACGGCATTTTCGTTGATCGTGCCGGGCATTGCTGCTGCCGAAAGTCTCGGCCTGACGCCGTGGGGCGCCAGTGGCCTGATCTGTTTCGGCATCATGCTCGGGGCGTTTGGCCTGTATCTGGTTGATCGCAAGGTGTCGGGTGCGTCCCCGGAAATGCTCGTCGGCACCGTCGAGCATCCGGTGATACCGCCGCGGATCTGGCTGTTCGTGTTCGCCATCATTGCCCATAACATCCCTGAAGGCATGGCCGTCGGCGTTTCTGCTGGCGGTAGCATGCCGGATGCGGACAGTCTGGCCATGGGCATCGCTTTGCAGGATGTGCCGGAGGGCCTGGTGATTGCGCTGGTGTTGGCCGGGGCGGGGATGTCGCGGGTCAAGGCGTTTCTGATCGGCGCGGCGTCAGGTCTGGTCGAGCCGGTGTTTGCGCTGTTGTGCGCGTGGCTGGTCAGTCTGGCACAGGTGTTGTTGCCACTAGGACTAGCGCTCGCGGCGGGGGCCATGTTGCTGGTGGTGACCCACGAAGTGATTCCCGAGTCGCGACGCAATGGTCACGACAAACTGGCCAGTCTTGGCCTGTTGATCGGGTTTTGTCTGATGATGGTGATGGATACGGCGTTGGGTTGA
- the hpf gene encoding ribosome hibernation-promoting factor, HPF/YfiA family — translation MQVNISGHQLEVTEPLRTYINEKLDRLERHFDKITNVQVTMCVEKLKQKIEATLHIPGGEVVANAEHDDMYAAIDLLTDKLDRQLKKHKEKTQSLLQGATGR, via the coding sequence ATGCAAGTCAACATCAGTGGACACCAACTGGAAGTGACCGAACCTCTGCGCACCTACATCAACGAAAAACTCGACCGATTAGAGCGCCATTTCGACAAGATCACCAACGTGCAAGTCACGATGTGCGTCGAAAAGCTGAAGCAGAAAATCGAAGCCACCTTGCATATTCCCGGCGGAGAAGTGGTTGCCAATGCCGAGCATGACGACATGTATGCCGCCATTGACCTGCTGACCGACAAGCTGGATCGCCAACTCAAAAAGCATAAGGAAAAGACCCAAAGCCTCCTCCAGGGCGCGACAGGTCGATAA
- a CDS encoding RNA polymerase factor sigma-54 — translation MKPSLVLRMGQQLTMTPQLQQAIRLLQLSTLDLQQEIQEALESNPMLERQEEGDDFDNSDPMADNAEQKPTEIQEPSYQETAPTVDNLEDGEWNERIPNELPVDTAWEDVYQTSASSLPSSDDDEWDFTTRTSAGESLQSHLLWQLNLAPMSDTDRLIAVTLIDCINNQGYLDETLEEILEAFDPELDIELDEIEAVLHRIQQFEPAGIGARNLGECLLLQLRQLPAKTPWLTEAKRLVSDYIDLLGGRDYSQLMRRMKLKEDELRQVIELVQSLNPRPGSQIESTEAEYVVPDVIVRKDNERWLVELNQESVPRLRVNAQYAGFVRRADTSADNTFMRNQLQEARWFIKSLQSRNETLMKVATQIVEHQRGFLEYGDEAMKPLVLHDIAEAVGMHESTISRVTTQKFMHTPRGIYELKYFFSSHVSTSEGGECSSTAIRAIIKKLVAAENQKKPLSDSKIAGLLEAQGIQVARRTVAKYRESLGIAPSSERKRLM, via the coding sequence ATGAAACCATCGCTAGTCTTGAGAATGGGCCAGCAGCTGACGATGACACCGCAGCTGCAACAGGCCATCCGCCTGCTCCAATTGTCGACCCTGGATCTGCAACAGGAAATCCAGGAGGCTCTGGAATCCAATCCGATGCTCGAACGCCAGGAAGAAGGCGACGACTTCGACAATTCCGACCCCATGGCCGACAACGCCGAACAGAAACCCACCGAAATCCAGGAACCCTCCTATCAGGAAACCGCCCCGACGGTGGACAACCTCGAGGACGGCGAATGGAACGAGCGCATTCCCAACGAGCTTCCGGTCGACACCGCCTGGGAAGACGTTTACCAGACCAGCGCCAGCAGCCTGCCCAGCAGCGATGATGACGAGTGGGACTTCACCACCCGCACCTCCGCTGGCGAGAGCCTGCAAAGCCACCTGCTGTGGCAACTGAACCTCGCGCCGATGTCCGACACCGATCGCCTGATCGCCGTGACCCTGATCGACTGCATCAACAATCAGGGCTACCTGGACGAAACCCTCGAAGAGATCCTTGAGGCGTTCGATCCGGAACTGGACATCGAACTGGACGAAATCGAAGCCGTCCTGCACCGCATCCAGCAGTTTGAACCGGCCGGCATCGGCGCCCGCAATCTTGGCGAGTGCCTGCTGCTGCAATTGCGCCAGCTGCCAGCCAAGACGCCTTGGCTGACTGAAGCGAAGCGCCTGGTCAGCGATTACATCGACCTGCTCGGCGGCCGCGACTACAGCCAGTTGATGCGGCGCATGAAGCTCAAGGAAGACGAGTTGCGCCAGGTCATCGAGCTGGTGCAAAGCCTCAATCCGCGTCCGGGCTCACAGATCGAGTCCACTGAAGCCGAATACGTAGTCCCTGATGTCATCGTGCGCAAGGACAACGAGCGCTGGCTGGTCGAGCTGAATCAGGAATCGGTACCACGCCTGCGCGTCAACGCCCAGTACGCCGGTTTTGTCCGTCGCGCCGACACCAGCGCCGACAATACGTTCATGCGCAATCAGTTGCAGGAAGCTCGCTGGTTCATCAAGAGCCTGCAGAGCCGCAACGAAACCCTGATGAAAGTTGCTACCCAGATCGTCGAACATCAGCGCGGTTTTCTGGAGTACGGCGACGAAGCCATGAAGCCGCTGGTGCTGCATGACATCGCCGAAGCCGTGGGCATGCACGAATCGACGATTTCGCGGGTGACCACGCAGAAATTCATGCATACCCCGCGCGGTATTTATGAACTGAAATACTTTTTCTCCAGCCACGTCAGCACCTCTGAAGGCGGCGAATGCTCGTCCACGGCGATTCGCGCGATCATCAAAAAACTGGTTGCCGCGGAAAATCAGAAAAAGCCGTTGAGTGACAGCAAGATCGCTGGTTTACTGGAGGCACAAGGCATTCAGGTGGCTCGCCGCACCGTCGCCAAGTACCGCGAATCCCTCGGGATCGCGCCTTCGAGCGAACGCAAGCGGTTGATGTAA
- the ptsN gene encoding PTS IIA-like nitrogen regulatory protein PtsN, whose translation MIRLESILTPGRSLVNVPGGSKKKALEQIANLIAREVPDLAMQDVFEALIAREKLGSTGFGNGIAIPHCRLKGCQAPISALMHLDAPIDFDAIDGAPVDLLFVLLVPEAATDAHLELLRQIASMLDRKEVREKLRSAPSSEALYQVVLSEQNGH comes from the coding sequence ATGATCCGACTTGAAAGTATCCTGACCCCCGGCCGTTCCCTCGTGAACGTGCCGGGTGGCAGTAAAAAGAAAGCCCTCGAACAAATTGCCAACCTGATCGCCCGCGAAGTGCCGGATCTGGCCATGCAGGATGTCTTCGAGGCGTTGATTGCCCGTGAAAAACTCGGTTCCACCGGTTTTGGTAACGGCATCGCCATCCCCCATTGCCGCCTCAAGGGTTGCCAAGCGCCGATCAGCGCGCTGATGCACCTTGACGCTCCGATCGATTTCGACGCCATTGACGGCGCTCCGGTTGACCTGCTGTTTGTTTTGCTGGTCCCGGAAGCCGCCACCGATGCGCATCTGGAGTTGCTACGTCAGATCGCCAGCATGCTGGATCGTAAGGAAGTGCGCGAAAAGCTGCGTAGCGCACCGAGTAGCGAAGCCTTGTATCAGGTCGTCCTGAGCGAGCAGAACGGGCATTAA
- a CDS encoding HPr family phosphocarrier protein → MPALEIEIINKLGLHARASAKFVGVAGQYPDCTIRVGRTPETTVDGKSIMAMMMLAAGKGTKIYLSTEGHQEQEALDALVALINNYFDEGG, encoded by the coding sequence ATGCCTGCTCTGGAAATCGAAATCATCAACAAGCTGGGCCTGCATGCCCGCGCATCGGCCAAGTTTGTCGGGGTGGCCGGGCAGTATCCGGATTGCACGATCAGAGTGGGTCGTACACCAGAGACCACGGTTGACGGTAAAAGCATCATGGCGATGATGATGCTGGCGGCAGGCAAGGGCACCAAGATCTATCTGAGTACTGAAGGGCATCAGGAACAGGAAGCGCTGGATGCGCTGGTGGCGTTGATCAACAACTACTTCGACGAAGGCGGCTGA
- a CDS encoding superoxide dismutase has product MAFTLPALPYAYDALEPHIDAQTMEIHYTKHHQTYINNLNAAVEGTEYAEWPVEKLVASVQQLPEKLRAAVINQGGGHANHSLFWEVMVPNGGGKPDGALAKAIDEHLGGLDSFKESFTKAALTRFGSGWAWLSVTPEKKLIVESSGNQDSPLMNGNTPILGLDVWEHAYYLRYQNRRPEYINAFYNVINWPEVAARYQAALV; this is encoded by the coding sequence ATGGCTTTTACCTTGCCTGCCTTGCCTTACGCCTACGACGCCCTCGAGCCGCATATCGATGCGCAGACCATGGAAATTCACTACACCAAGCATCACCAGACCTACATCAACAACCTCAACGCCGCCGTTGAAGGCACTGAATACGCCGAATGGCCAGTGGAAAAACTCGTCGCCAGCGTCCAGCAACTGCCGGAAAAACTCCGTGCAGCGGTGATCAATCAGGGCGGCGGTCACGCCAACCATTCGCTGTTCTGGGAAGTCATGGTGCCCAACGGTGGCGGCAAGCCGGATGGCGCGCTGGCCAAGGCCATCGATGAACATCTGGGCGGCCTCGACAGCTTCAAGGAATCCTTCACCAAAGCCGCACTGACCCGTTTCGGCAGCGGCTGGGCCTGGCTCAGCGTGACCCCGGAGAAAAAGCTGATCGTGGAAAGCAGCGGCAATCAGGACAGCCCGTTGATGAATGGCAACACGCCGATTCTCGGTCTCGACGTCTGGGAGCACGCCTATTACCTGCGTTATCAGAACCGTCGTCCGGAATACATCAATGCGTTCTACAACGTGATCAATTGGCCTGAAGTGGCTGCGCGCTATCAGGCCGCACTGGTTTAA
- the rapZ gene encoding RNase adapter RapZ: protein MRLIIVSGRSGSGKSTALDVLEDNGYYCIDNLPAGLLPELAERALIHTELAQPLVAVSIDARNLPSHLTRFPELLEDVRAKHIQCDVLYLDADEETLLKRFSETRRRHPLSNANRSLAEAIQDETALLGPIADLADLKINTTNLNLYQLRDSIKLRLLNQPEPGTAFLVESFGFKRGMPVDADLVFDVRCLPNPYWKPELRAQSGLDAPVAEYLAAQPEVEEMFQDIFTYLHKWLPRFAASNRAYVTIAIGCTGGHHRSVYLTERLGQALQKTLKNVQVRHRDLT, encoded by the coding sequence ATGCGTTTGATCATCGTCAGCGGCCGTTCCGGCTCGGGTAAAAGTACGGCTCTGGATGTCCTTGAGGACAACGGCTATTACTGCATCGACAACCTGCCCGCAGGCTTGCTGCCGGAACTGGCCGAACGCGCGCTGATTCACACTGAGCTGGCGCAACCGCTGGTGGCCGTGTCGATCGATGCGCGTAACTTGCCGAGCCATCTGACGCGCTTTCCCGAGTTGCTTGAAGATGTCCGGGCCAAGCACATCCAGTGCGATGTCCTGTATCTGGACGCCGACGAAGAAACCCTGCTCAAGCGTTTCTCCGAAACCCGCCGTCGCCATCCACTGAGCAACGCCAATCGCTCGCTGGCCGAAGCGATCCAGGATGAAACCGCCCTGCTCGGCCCGATCGCCGACCTCGCCGACCTGAAAATCAACACCACCAACCTCAACCTGTACCAGCTGCGCGACTCCATCAAGCTGCGCCTGCTGAATCAGCCGGAGCCGGGCACCGCGTTTCTGGTCGAGTCCTTCGGCTTCAAGCGCGGCATGCCGGTGGATGCAGATCTGGTGTTCGATGTGCGCTGCCTGCCCAATCCGTACTGGAAGCCGGAACTGCGCGCGCAATCGGGTCTCGATGCGCCGGTGGCTGAATACCTGGCGGCACAGCCGGAGGTCGAAGAAATGTTTCAGGACATCTTCACCTACCTGCACAAATGGCTGCCGCGTTTCGCCGCGAGCAACCGTGCCTACGTCACCATTGCCATTGGCTGCACCGGCGGGCATCACCGCTCCGTCTACCTGACCGAACGTCTGGGTCAGGCCCTGCAGAAAACCCTGAAGAACGTCCAGGTTCGCCACCGCGACCTCACTTAA
- the mlaE gene encoding lipid asymmetry maintenance ABC transporter permease subunit MlaE — MRRISLIERVRRFGEAAIDAVAVFGRATLFLFHALLGRGGISGGFGLLVKQLHSVGVMSLVIIVVSGIFIGMVLALQGFSILSSYGSEQAVGQMVALTLLRELGPVVTALLFAGRAGSALTAEIGNMKSTEQLSSLEMIGVDPLKYIIAPRLWAGFISLPVLAMIFSVVGIWGGSWVAVDWLGVYEGSYWANMQNSVNFTSDVLNGVIKSIVFAFVVTWIAVFQGYDCEPTSEGISRATTKTVVFASLAVLGLDFILTALMFGDF, encoded by the coding sequence ATGCGCAGAATTTCATTAATAGAACGCGTGCGCCGGTTCGGCGAGGCGGCGATCGACGCCGTCGCGGTGTTCGGTCGGGCGACGCTGTTCCTGTTTCATGCCTTGCTGGGGCGTGGCGGGATCAGCGGCGGTTTCGGCCTGTTGGTCAAACAACTGCATTCGGTCGGCGTGATGTCGCTGGTGATCATCGTCGTTTCCGGGATTTTCATCGGCATGGTGCTGGCGCTGCAGGGCTTCAGCATTCTGTCGAGCTACGGTTCGGAGCAGGCGGTGGGGCAGATGGTTGCGCTGACCTTGCTGCGTGAGCTGGGTCCGGTGGTGACGGCACTGTTGTTTGCCGGTCGTGCCGGGTCGGCGCTGACCGCAGAGATCGGCAACATGAAGTCGACCGAACAGCTTTCCAGTCTGGAAATGATCGGCGTCGATCCGCTCAAGTACATCATTGCCCCGCGCCTGTGGGCCGGCTTCATTTCCCTGCCGGTACTGGCAATGATTTTCAGCGTCGTGGGCATCTGGGGTGGTTCTTGGGTGGCCGTCGACTGGCTGGGTGTGTATGAAGGCTCTTATTGGGCGAACATGCAGAACAGCGTGAACTTCACCAGTGACGTGCTCAATGGCGTGATCAAAAGCATCGTTTTCGCCTTTGTAGTGACCTGGATCGCCGTATTCCAAGGCTATGACTGTGAGCCCACTTCCGAGGGCATCAGTCGCGCCACCACCAAGACTGTAGTGTTTGCCTCGCTGGCAGTGCTCGGCCTGGACTTTATTCTGACCGCTTTGATGTTTGGAGATTTCTGA
- a CDS encoding KpsF/GutQ family sugar-phosphate isomerase, which produces MSQSSDLIQSAQRTIQLEVEAVQGLLPHIDADFVRACEMILASKGRVVVVGMGKSGHIGNKIAATLASTGTPAFFVHPAEASHGDMGMITRDDVILALSNSGSTNEIVTLLPLIKRLGIQLISLTGNPLSPLAKAAEVNLNVHVEHEACPLNLAPTSSTTAALVMGDALAVALLEARGFTAEDFAFSHPGGALGRRLLLKVENVMHAGQELPQVQRGTLLKDALMEMTRKGLGMTVILEADGKLAGIFTDGDLRRTLDRSIDIRSATIDQVMTAHGKTARPEMLAAEALKIMEDHRINALVVVDEDDRPVGAFNLSDLLRAGVM; this is translated from the coding sequence ATGAGCCAATCCAGCGACCTGATTCAATCGGCACAACGCACCATCCAACTCGAAGTGGAAGCCGTACAAGGCTTGTTGCCCCATATCGACGCCGATTTCGTACGCGCTTGCGAGATGATTCTGGCCAGCAAGGGCCGTGTAGTTGTGGTCGGCATGGGCAAATCCGGGCACATCGGCAACAAGATTGCCGCGACCCTGGCCAGCACCGGCACCCCGGCTTTTTTCGTGCACCCGGCCGAGGCCAGCCATGGCGACATGGGCATGATCACTCGTGATGACGTGATTCTGGCCCTGTCGAATTCCGGCTCGACCAACGAAATCGTCACCCTGCTGCCGCTGATCAAACGTCTGGGCATCCAGTTGATCAGCCTCACCGGCAACCCGCTATCGCCGCTGGCCAAGGCGGCCGAGGTCAATCTCAACGTTCACGTCGAGCACGAAGCCTGTCCGCTGAACCTGGCGCCGACCTCCTCGACCACCGCAGCTTTGGTCATGGGTGATGCGCTGGCCGTCGCGTTGCTGGAAGCGCGCGGTTTCACTGCCGAAGACTTCGCCTTTTCTCATCCGGGTGGCGCCCTTGGCCGTCGCCTGCTGTTGAAAGTGGAGAACGTCATGCACGCCGGGCAGGAGTTGCCGCAAGTACAACGCGGTACGCTGCTCAAGGACGCGCTGATGGAAATGACCCGCAAGGGTCTGGGCATGACCGTCATCCTTGAAGCCGATGGCAAACTCGCCGGGATCTTCACCGACGGCGATTTGCGCCGCACCCTGGATCGCAGCATCGACATTCGCAGCGCCACCATCGACCAGGTAATGACGGCCCACGGCAAGACTGCCCGGCCCGAAATGCTCGCCGCCGAAGCCCTGAAAATCATGGAAGACCACCGAATCAACGCACTGGTCGTTGTGGATGAAGATGATCGCCCGGTCGGTGCCTTCAACCTCTCCGATCTGCTGCGCGCAGGAGTGATGTAA
- a CDS encoding KdsC family phosphatase produces the protein MSNDLLQRGKAIKLAVFDVDGVLTDGRLYFLEDGSEFKTFNTLDGQGIKMLMNAGVQTAIISGRKTPVVERRAKNLGIPHLFQGREDKLVVLDGLLEQLGLSYEQVAYLGDDLPDLPVIRRVGLGMAVANAADFVREHAHGVTRARGGEGAAREFCELILRAQGRLDAANAAYL, from the coding sequence ATGAGCAACGATCTGCTGCAACGCGGCAAAGCGATCAAACTGGCGGTTTTCGACGTCGACGGCGTTCTCACCGACGGTCGCCTGTACTTCCTTGAAGACGGTAGCGAATTCAAGACCTTCAACACCCTCGACGGTCAGGGCATCAAGATGCTGATGAACGCCGGCGTGCAGACCGCCATCATCAGTGGTCGCAAGACTCCAGTGGTCGAACGCCGGGCGAAAAACCTCGGCATCCCCCACCTGTTTCAGGGACGCGAAGACAAATTGGTCGTTCTCGACGGCCTGCTTGAGCAACTGGGCCTAAGCTATGAACAGGTCGCCTATCTCGGTGACGACCTGCCCGACCTGCCAGTGATCCGCCGGGTCGGTCTGGGCATGGCCGTAGCCAACGCTGCTGATTTTGTCCGTGAACACGCCCATGGCGTTACCCGGGCTCGCGGGGGCGAAGGTGCTGCCCGCGAATTCTGTGAATTGATCCTGCGCGCCCAGGGCCGCCTCGATGCGGCCAACGCCGCGTACCTGTGA
- the lptB gene encoding LPS export ABC transporter ATP-binding protein, which produces MATLKAQHLAKAYKSRQVVRDVSLSIDSGQIVGLLGPNGAGKTTCFYMIVGLVQADQGRVLIDDLDVSHQPMHGRAKAGIGYLPQEASIFRKLSVADNIMAILETRQELDKAGRRKELESLLQEFHISHIRDNLGMSLSGGERRRVEIARALATAPKFILLDEPFAGVDPISVGDIKQIIHHLKAKGIGVLITDHNVRETLDICETAYIVNDGQLIAEGDAETILANDLVKEVYLGHEFRL; this is translated from the coding sequence ATGGCAACTCTGAAAGCTCAGCACCTGGCCAAGGCCTATAAAAGCCGCCAGGTCGTGCGTGATGTCAGCCTGTCGATCGACAGCGGCCAGATCGTTGGTCTGCTCGGCCCGAACGGTGCCGGCAAGACCACGTGTTTCTACATGATCGTCGGCCTGGTGCAGGCCGATCAGGGCCGCGTACTGATCGATGATCTGGACGTCAGCCACCAGCCGATGCACGGCCGTGCAAAGGCTGGCATCGGCTATCTGCCGCAAGAAGCGTCGATCTTCCGCAAACTGTCGGTGGCTGACAACATCATGGCCATCCTCGAGACCCGTCAGGAACTCGACAAGGCCGGTCGCCGCAAAGAGCTGGAAAGCCTGCTGCAGGAATTCCACATCAGCCACATCCGCGACAACCTCGGCATGAGCCTGTCCGGTGGTGAACGCCGCCGGGTGGAAATCGCTCGCGCGCTGGCAACGGCACCGAAATTCATCCTGCTCGACGAACCGTTTGCCGGTGTCGACCCGATTTCGGTCGGCGACATCAAGCAGATCATCCACCACCTCAAGGCCAAGGGCATCGGTGTATTGATCACCGACCACAACGTCCGTGAGACGCTGGACATCTGCGAAACCGCTTACATCGTCAACGATGGCCAACTCATTGCTGAAGGCGATGCAGAAACCATCCTGGCCAACGATCTGGTCAAGGAAGTGTATCTGGGTCACGAGTTCCGCTTGTAA
- a CDS encoding ATP-binding cassette domain-containing protein has translation MSADNAYAVELKGVSFKRGARSIFNNVDIRIPRGKVTGIMGPSGCGKTTLLRLMGAQLRPASGEVWVNGQNLPALSRSDLFDARKHMGVLFQSGALFTDLDVFENVAFPLRVHTDLPEEMIRDIVLLKLQAVGLRGAIELMPDELSGGMKRRVALARAIALDPQILMYDEPFVGQDPIAMGVLVRLIRLLNDALGITSIVVSHDLAETASIADYIYVVGDGQVLGQGTPDELMNSDEPRIRQFMTGDPDGPVPYHFPATDYRADLLGKR, from the coding sequence ATGAGTGCCGATAACGCCTACGCGGTCGAGCTGAAGGGAGTCTCCTTCAAGCGCGGTGCGCGCAGCATTTTCAATAACGTCGATATTCGCATACCGCGCGGCAAGGTCACCGGCATCATGGGGCCTTCCGGGTGTGGCAAGACCACGCTGCTGCGATTGATGGGCGCACAATTGCGTCCTGCCAGCGGCGAAGTCTGGGTCAACGGCCAGAACCTGCCTGCGCTTTCGCGCAGCGATCTGTTCGATGCGCGAAAGCACATGGGTGTGCTGTTTCAAAGCGGCGCGCTGTTCACCGATCTCGATGTGTTCGAGAACGTGGCTTTCCCCCTGCGTGTTCATACCGATTTGCCGGAAGAAATGATCCGCGACATCGTCCTGCTCAAATTGCAGGCGGTCGGTCTGCGCGGTGCCATCGAGTTGATGCCGGATGAGCTGTCCGGTGGCATGAAGCGCCGCGTCGCACTGGCGCGGGCGATTGCGCTCGATCCGCAGATCCTCATGTACGACGAACCGTTCGTCGGGCAGGACCCGATCGCCATGGGCGTGCTGGTCCGTCTGATTCGCCTGCTCAACGATGCGCTGGGGATCACCAGTATCGTGGTGTCCCACGATCTGGCGGAAACCGCGAGCATCGCCGACTACATCTATGTCGTCGGTGATGGTCAGGTACTGGGGCAGGGTACGCCGGACGAGTTGATGAACTCGGACGAGCCGCGTATCCGTCAGTTCATGACCGGTGATCCCGATGGCCCGGTGCCGTACCATTTTCCAGCGACGGATTACCGCGCAGATCTTCTGGGGAAGCGCTGA
- the lptA gene encoding lipopolysaccharide transport periplasmic protein LptA codes for MRLVKTLPILLSLGAALGSVSAWALPNDQQQPIRIQADDAQLDDKNGIATYKGDVIITQGSMIVKGNTVTMTRAPNGDIDVVTSVGNLAYFEQLQTQGDAKPVQGYGVTIQYHAQQNRVVLIDKAKVVDKDGNVTQGEKIVYDTVKKLASAGRATGSKVTEARPRIDMVIQPKKKTDEKTQ; via the coding sequence ATGAGGCTCGTTAAAACCCTCCCTATTTTGCTCAGTCTGGGCGCAGCACTGGGAAGCGTGAGCGCCTGGGCTCTGCCGAACGATCAGCAGCAACCTATCCGCATTCAGGCCGACGACGCCCAACTGGATGACAAGAACGGCATCGCTACCTATAAAGGTGATGTGATCATCACCCAGGGCTCGATGATCGTTAAAGGCAACACCGTCACCATGACTCGCGCGCCGAATGGCGATATCGACGTAGTGACCTCCGTGGGCAATCTGGCTTACTTCGAGCAGTTGCAGACCCAGGGCGACGCCAAACCGGTTCAGGGCTACGGCGTGACGATTCAATACCACGCCCAGCAAAACCGCGTCGTGCTGATCGACAAGGCCAAGGTCGTCGACAAAGACGGCAACGTCACTCAGGGCGAGAAAATCGTCTATGACACCGTGAAGAAACTGGCCAGCGCCGGTCGCGCTACCGGAAGCAAGGTCACCGAGGCGCGTCCGCGCATCGACATGGTGATCCAGCCGAAGAAGAAAACCGACGAGAAAACCCAGTAA